A region from the Mytilus galloprovincialis unplaced genomic scaffold, xbMytGall1.hap1.1 HAP1_SCAFFOLD_100, whole genome shotgun sequence genome encodes:
- the LOC143060247 gene encoding uncharacterized protein LOC143060247, whose translation MVFKRSEYGLQFKKSHLVRNIPEYYNNVEYRTHRRELEHAHTPLSWDFEQDSGDSKTTSEEEICDQLQQKLQVIEEKDDDKSEELIKQAKDKLAKYDSKDNQNTEDLKRDICKSTEDIRTKGDNKDEEVVQSKGDNDKPEKIVQIQTDNKAVVKSKGLKTYLCKKSDDLKLDLKSSEEKKKPKKLRPKSSPIYKPPFVAYGCGDKERETGVKKSFNVRASND comes from the exons ATGGTGTTTAAAAGGTCAGAGTATGGACTACAGTTTAAAAAGTCTCATCTTGTGAGAAATATACCAGAATATTATAACAATGTAGAATACAGAACACATCGTAGAGAATTGGAACACGCTCATACACCGCTGTCCTGGGACTTTGAACAGGATTCAGGTGATTCAAAAACAACTTCTGAGGAAGAAATCTGTGACCAATTACAACAAAAACTACAAGTTATTGAGGAGAAAGATGATGATAAATCTGAGGAACTCATAAAACAAGCAAAAGATAAATTGGCGAAATATGACAGTAAAGACAATCAAAATACAGAAGATTTGAAAAGAGACATTTGTAAATCAACTGAGGATATCAgaacaaagggagataacaaaGATGAAGAAGTAGTACaatcaaagggagataatgaCAAACCtgaaaaaattgtacaaatacAGACTGACAATAAAGCGGTTGTAAAATCAAAAGGATTAAAGACTTATCTATGCAAAAAATCTGATGATCTTAAATTGGATCTGAAATCat CTGAAGAGAAGAAGAAACCTAAGAAATTGAGACCAAAATCTTCACCAATTTACAAACCACCATTTGTTGCTTATGGATGTGGTGATAAAGAAAGAGAGACAGGGGTCAAAAAGTCATTTAATGTTCGTGCTTCAAATGAT